TCGGCGCGGATTTACTCCGGTCCGGGCTCGGGGTCGTTGATGACCGCGGCGTCGGCGTGGAATGCGGTGGCCGCGGAGCTGACTGCGGCGGCGCAAAGCTACGAGCAGGTGATCATCTCGCTTTCCAGCGAGGAGTGGCTGGGGCCGGCGTCGGCGACGATGGCCGCGGCGGTCCAGCCGTACGTGGATTGGTTGACGACGACGGCCGCGCAGGCCGAGCTGGCGGCCACCCAGGCGCAGGAGGCCGCGGCGGCCTACGAGACCGCGTTGGCGTCGTCGGTGCCGCCGCCGTTGATCGCGGCCAACCGGGCCCAGGTCGAGCAGTTGAGGGCGACCAATGTGATGGGGCAGAACACCCCGTTGATCGCTCAGCTGGAGGCCCAGTACGGCGAGTTCTGGGCCCAGGATGCCGGCGCGATGTCCAGCTACGCAGCGCAGTCGACGACGGCGACCAAGGGCATGACGACGTTCCAGGCCGCGCCGAAGATCACCAACGACGCGGGCACGGCCAACCAGGCCACCACCGTGGCCAACGCGACGGCCAATACCACGGCGGGCAACGCGGCCAACACTGTGCAGAAGGTGGCGACGACCGCGCCGACGAACGCGGCGAACTTAACCGCGAACTCCACGACCCAAGACGCGCTGAGCGAGATCTG
This genomic interval from Mycobacterium sp. SMC-2 contains the following:
- a CDS encoding PPE family protein; this encodes MVFDFGALPPEVNSARIYSGPGSGSLMTAASAWNAVAAELTAAAQSYEQVIISLSSEEWLGPASATMAAAVQPYVDWLTTTAAQAELAATQAQEAAAAYETALASSVPPPLIAANRAQVEQLRATNVMGQNTPLIAQLEAQYGEFWAQDAGAMSSYAAQSTTATKGMTTFQAAPKITNDAGTANQATTVANATANTTAGNAANTVQKVATTAPTNAANLTANSTTQDALSEIWFLLTGQSTFPTNLGAAVNGYSPFASLFYNTEGLPYFSIGMGNNFVQIAKSVGAIGGAAPAAAKALPGLGGLGGLLGGGAGAVHPAAAIGGAASIGGKLSVPVAWTGAPAVPPMGHAAIPVSAISAAPEGAGGAGNLLGGMPLAGVGSSTHAGAGPRYGFRPTVMARPPFAG